The Candidatus Korarchaeota archaeon NZ13-K region CACATGCGCCTTCTCCCTGAGCTTCACGTATTCCAACCACTCCATGGCTATCTCCCTGGCCTCCCTCTTGGAGGTCCCCTTCCTTCCGTACATGGCGGCCGATACGACGTTCTCCAAGACGGTGAGTCTCCCGAAGGGTTTGGGTATCTGGAAGGTCCTAGCTATTCCTTTTCTCACTATGAGGTGGGGTCTGAGCCCGGTTATGTCCTCACCCCTGTAGAATACCCTCCCCTCCTCCGGCCTGTAGTAGCCCGTTACGACGTTGAAGAGGGTCGTCTTCCCGGAACCGTTGGGCCCTATCAGTCCCAGCAGCTCGTTCCGCTTAACCTCAAGGCTGACCCTGTTCAGGGCAACGAGGCCACCGAACCTCTTCACAACATCCCTGACCTCGAGCAAGTCACTTCCCTCCCTTCCTCCCGCCCCTCAACTTACCCCTCACGAGGCCGTATATACCACCAGGCGCCAGGACCACCATTATGAGCAGAACCACGCCGTAAAGTATTACGCTCAGTCC contains the following coding sequences:
- a CDS encoding ABC transporter ATP-binding protein, which gives rise to MLEVRDVVKRFGGLVALNRVSLEVKRNELLGLIGPNGSGKTTLFNVVTGYYRPEEGRVFYRGEDITGLRPHLIVRKGIARTFQIPKPFGRLTVLENVVSAAMYGRKGTSKREAREIAMEWLEYVKLREKAHVEAKTLNVVERKLMELARALSTEPDLLLLDELVAGLNPSEMMEVVRLVRRLVDERGLTIIMVEHVMRAVMSASDRVFVLHRGMKLAEGSPQEVARDPRVIEAYLGEAAQV